The following nucleotide sequence is from Bacteroidota bacterium.
TTTGGTGGGTTTTTAGTAAAAACGATGAACTCAATGGCACCTTTGAATTTTACTGGCAAGTGGATTATCCGGTAGAAAATGTTTTTACCGTAGCTGCCGCTGCGAAGGGTACTTTTACTGTGGATAATGATTATCTTTTTCCTTCACCCAATCAATTTGGTTCTCAGCTTGTTGATCTTATGTCGAATGAGTTTTACGATTCTGTCATGTGGTATTCTCCGGGCGATGAATTTTACGACCTGTTTGAGTTTTGGGAGTCATTTCATTTCGAACTAAATGGCAATACACTTGTGTGTGGCACCGATGAGAATGGCGATGGAGACTTTACGGACAATGATGAAAGCTTGATCTTTATTCGCCAGAATTAAACTTTATGGTTTAGTCTTGTTACAAAAAAAAGCAAGGCATTTTTGTCCGAATAAGCAGATTATCCCGGCAACTGACCAAAAAGTTTCATAATCACACGGTGAATTTTATGTGCTCCCTTCACCGGTTCTGCAAACATGAAAATGCATTTGTTATGTATGATCTCTTTCTCAAATTCTTCGGCAATTTTTAAGGTGCTATCGGTATGAGACATTTGCTGCACCCAAATATTCTTTATCCCTTTATTGAGGGCACTGCGCAGCACCTGGTCAGTTTCGAATTTTGGCGTAACTATCAGCAAACTATCTACATCCGCAGGCAATGTTTCTACAGATGCATAGCAATGGTGACCATTAATTTTTTCTGCATTTGGATTAATAGGAAGGATGTCATATCCATTTTTTAATAATTCTTTGAACACTTCATGACCAAATTTTTTCGGGTTACGTGATACTCCGGCTATGGCTATATGTTTTCCGGCGAAAAAATCATCGATTTGTGCTTTTCTAACTTTCATAATTTCATGAATTTTCAATTGTCAATAAAATTAAAAAGAATTCTTTTGTAGCGCTAATTCGTGTTGTAATCAAGAATAATTATAAATAATAATGCAGAGAATTTGCACATAGCGCTTTTATACTGAGAAGAGAATGCTTTATTTTGGAACGTATTTTGAACACACCCCGGAAAATTAATAATCCATGCAAAACACATTCTTTGTATCTCTTTCTCGTCTTTCGCTGGTTGTACTATTGGCTGTTTTTATGACTTCATGTGGAAATTTCGAGAAAATTTCCATAGGCGATCCTTCCGAGTTTAAGTTAGAGGGTTTTGAAGACAACCACCTTAAATTGCATATAAAAGTACCTGTTGACAATCCTACGCATCATAAAATTATCTTTTCCGATATCGACCTGAAGGTATTTCTGAATGGGAATTACATCGGTAAAATAATTATGGACGAGGGTTTGGCAATTGAGCGGAATGTTGCGAAAGAATACGAACTTCCGATTAAAATTCGTCTGGCAAATATTCTGGGCGCTGCATTTATTATGATGAATATGAAACAGGGACAAAAGGCTGAAATCCGAATCGAAGGTACCATTACTGCAAAGTCATTTCTGGTTAAGCGGACCATAGATATTAAAGAAACCAAGCGCATTACGCTATAGGTCACTCAACTTGTATTTTTTTATCAATCTGACCAGCAGTTTGTTCCCCAAAGCAGGCTGCGCATAAATACGCATTTTTTCAGCGAAGTGATATTTCAAACCTTTCTGTGTAAAAAAAAGCTTAATTTTGCACGACAAAAGCTTACATAGTGACCCTTTTTTTCAAACTCTTCTTAATCCTCTTTTTCTTTTTACAGTGCACAGTTTCCTTTGCCCAATCAGAAAGTCTAATCGATAAGGTAACTGACAGATCATTGACGGAAGCAAAAGTGATAATAGTGCAAAGCGAGGCTATTAAAAGCCTTATAGAAAGTCATCAATATACCAAAAGTCAGCTACAGGGAATTACAGGTTACCGTATTCGTATCTATTCAAATTCAGGGCCTAAAGCAAAATCAGAATACGATCAGGTGATGGCCAAATTCTCCTACGCCTTTAGCGAGGTGCCGGTTTATCCCAAGTTTGTTTATCCGAACTACAAGATTTATGTGGGGGATTTTAGAAGCGAGTCGGAAGCATTAAAATTCCGCAAGCAGATAGAATTGCAGTTTACCGAAGCTTTTTTGGTACAGACACAAATCAATTATCCAAAATTAAATTTGAATGACTGACGACATTAAGCACGAATGTGGGATCGCATTTATTCGTTTACGAAAACCTTTAGAATATTATCAACTGAAATACGGTACCTGGCGTTATGGCCTGAATAAGCTGTACCTTTTAATGGAAAAGCAGCATAACCGGGGT
It contains:
- a CDS encoding LEA type 2 family protein, giving the protein MQNTFFVSLSRLSLVVLLAVFMTSCGNFEKISIGDPSEFKLEGFEDNHLKLHIKVPVDNPTHHKIIFSDIDLKVFLNGNYIGKIIMDEGLAIERNVAKEYELPIKIRLANILGAAFIMMNMKQGQKAEIRIEGTITAKSFLVKRTIDIKETKRITL
- a CDS encoding CoA-binding protein; protein product: MKVRKAQIDDFFAGKHIAIAGVSRNPKKFGHEVFKELLKNGYDILPINPNAEKINGHHCYASVETLPADVDSLLIVTPKFETDQVLRSALNKGIKNIWVQQMSHTDSTLKIAEEFEKEIIHNKCIFMFAEPVKGAHKIHRVIMKLFGQLPG
- a CDS encoding SPOR domain-containing protein; this encodes MTEAKVIIVQSEAIKSLIESHQYTKSQLQGITGYRIRIYSNSGPKAKSEYDQVMAKFSYAFSEVPVYPKFVYPNYKIYVGDFRSESEALKFRKQIELQFTEAFLVQTQINYPKLNLND